Proteins encoded in a region of the Clostridium beijerinckii genome:
- a CDS encoding diguanylate cyclase domain-containing protein codes for MEPVNVRKKVDILITILIAYFFVLCLSYKVFELDNSFENYIMLEVVMIIALVSYYTNVTLALVVTLTADFIYMSYKLYLNFWGNVNIDFYSYYWIFLIPSTAILMSLVSRNIFALQTENESLINENSELVMIDEETNIKNQRALLMELPIYMKLSTRHKIPVTLLIVKIKFAEKLRSILGKEGYKLLLIQASQVLEKSLREEDIKYIIDDKTFGFLTITDMSGAKVVKERFRENINKYDFTKGSHYKKVKLDIQIGSYTFDNSIKDPLELIRLAEKELEYDIHE; via the coding sequence GTGGAACCAGTTAATGTAAGAAAAAAGGTTGATATCCTAATAACTATACTTATAGCATATTTCTTTGTTTTATGTTTAAGCTATAAAGTTTTTGAATTGGATAATTCTTTTGAAAATTATATTATGCTCGAAGTTGTAATGATAATAGCTCTTGTAAGTTATTATACTAATGTTACATTGGCTTTAGTTGTTACTCTTACAGCTGATTTTATTTATATGAGTTACAAATTATATTTAAATTTCTGGGGAAATGTAAATATTGATTTTTACTCATATTACTGGATTTTTCTAATTCCAAGTACAGCTATTTTAATGTCTTTAGTTTCAAGAAATATTTTTGCGCTTCAAACAGAAAATGAAAGTTTGATAAATGAAAATTCAGAATTAGTCATGATAGATGAGGAAACAAATATTAAAAATCAAAGAGCTCTTTTAATGGAGCTGCCAATATATATGAAGCTTAGCACAAGACATAAAATTCCTGTTACCTTACTTATTGTAAAGATTAAGTTTGCAGAAAAACTTAGAAGTATTTTAGGAAAAGAAGGATATAAGCTTTTGCTGATTCAGGCAAGTCAAGTTCTTGAAAAAAGCTTAAGAGAGGAAGATATTAAATATATAATAGATGATAAGACTTTTGGTTTTTTGACAATTACTGATATGAGTGGAGCTAAAGTTGTAAAGGAGAGATTTAGAGAGAACATTAATAAATATGATTTTACTAAAGGATCTCACTATAAAAAAGTGAAGCTTGATATTCAAATTGGTAGTTATACCTTTGATAATTCTATAAAAGATCCATTGGAACTCATTAGACTGGCAGAGAAGGAATTGGAATATGATATACATGAATAA